The DNA sequence ACACCTCCACCGCCCGTGCCCCGGCCTCCACATCGCGGGGGACGACGACGCCGATGGGCACCTGACGGTAGTTGGAGCCGTCCGTGGCGTACGCCCCCCGGCTGCCCGCGTCGAACCTGACCTCGGCGGCCACCTCCGCATGCAGTGCCCGCTCCAGCCCCCTGGTGTCCACCCCCGGTACCCCCCGGCGCCGCTGTCCCCCTTCACGCATGCCTGCGCCCCGTCAGGTGCTCGGCGTACTGGGCGGCCTTCTGCCGGATGCCCCGGCGGGCGATGCCGGCCAGCTCGGGGTCGTGCAGGGCGGCCTTCACCGTCTTCTTCGCCTGGGGGGCCATCAGGTGCGGTGGGATCGGCGCGATCTCCTGGTCGACCTTGAACTCCAGGACGACCGGGTGGTCACTGGCCAGGGCCTCGTCCCAGGCCCTGCCCACCTTCTTCGGCGCCTCGCACCGGATGCCCCGCAGCCCCAGCAGCTCGGCGTACGCCCCGTAGGGGATGTCCGGGATGACCTGGGAGGCGGGGTACTTCGGGTCCCCGGCCATGGCGCGCTGTTCCCAGGTGACCTGGTTGAGGTCCTGGTTGTTGAAGACGCAGAAGACCAGCGGCGGGCCACCCGCCAGCCGGTCCATATAGCGCTTGACGGTGATCATCTCGTTCATGCCGTTCATCTGGAACGCGCCGTCTCCCACGAAGGCGATCACGGGACGGTCCGGATGGGCGAACCGCGCCGCGATCGCATACGGCACTCCGGGGCCCATGGTGGCCAGCGTGCCGGACAGCGAGGCGTCCATCCCGGCGCGCAGCCTCAGATGGCGCGCCCACCAGTTGGTGGCCGAGCCCGAGTCGGCGGTGAGGATCGCCCGGTCCGGCAGGCGCGAGGAGAGCTCGGCGGCCACCGACTGGGGGTTGATGAGGTCCCCGAAGTGCTGGCCGGACCAGGTGGCGCAGATGTCCTGCCACTCCCGCACGTCCTTCTCGACCTTGTTCCTCCAGTTCCGCTTCTCCTTGCGCCGCAGCAGCGGTACGAGCTCCCGGAGGGTCTCCTTGGCGTCGCCGATCAGATGGGCGTCCATGGGGTAGCGGATACCGATCATGCGGCCGTCGATGTCGATCTCGACACCGCGGGCCTGCCCCTCGTCCGGCAGCCACTCGGAGTACGGGAAGCTGGTGCCGATCAGGAAGAGGGTGTCGCACTCCTTGATCATCTTGTCGCTGGCGGTGCTGCCCAGCAGACCGATCGGCCCGGTGACGTACGGCAGGTCGTCGGCGAGGACGCCACGGCCCAGCAGCGCCTTGGCCACACCGGCGCCCAGCAGTTCCGCCACCGCGACGACCTCGTCCGCGGCGTCGGCCGCGCCCTGGCCGACGATGATGGCCACCTTCTCGCCCTCGTTGAGCACATCGGCGGCGCGGCGCAGCTCATCGGGGTCGGGCAGGACCCGGGGGCGGCTCCAGCCCACGCTGGAGAAGACCGATCCGTGGGCCTTGGGCGGGGAGGGCTGGGCGTCCTCCTCCTGGATGTCGTTGGGGATGACGATGGTCGACACGCCACGGGTGGTCAGCGCGGTCTTGAAGGCGCGGTCGATGACATGCCGGGCCTGGCCGGGGTGGGTGACCATCTCGCAGTACTCGGAGACGTCCTCGAACAGCCGGTCCAGATGGATTTCCTGCTGGTAGTGGGAGCCCAGACTGAGCCGCTTCTGCTGGCCCACGACGGCGACCACCGGCTGGTGGTCGAGCTTGGCGTCGTACAGACCGTTGAGCAGATGGACGGCGCCGGGGCCGGAGGTGGCGGTGCAGACTCCCACCTCGCCGGTGAACTTCGCGTGGCCGCAGGCCATGAACGCGGCCATCTCCTCGTGCCGGACCTGGATGAACTCAGGGTCCCCATGGGCCCGGTCGAACGCCCCGAGCAGACCGTTGATCCCGTCCCCCGGATAGCCGAAGACCCGGTGCACACCCCACTCGCGCAGACGAGTCAGCACGAAGTCCGATACCTGAGCCACGGCGTCCTCCTCGGTAGCACTGCACGGAGCACTCGCACAGGAGTAGCCGTTCGCCGGACGAGTAAACCTGGCGCCGTGTGCCATCCGCGTCCGCCGTGCATGGGCCGCGGCCGGACCGGGCACCCGGCCGGTGGCGACAGACGAGGGAGGACAACACCGTGAGCGGAGAGAAGAAGGGCGCCCGGACGGCGACCGAGGAGATCGAGGAAGAGATCACCGAAGCCGAGACGAGGGTGACCGGCGACGAGGAGGACAGCCGCTACGGCGAGTCGGGCGAGGCGCTCACCCCCAACACCGACGCCCAGGCCCAGAGCCAGGGAGAGCGGGAAGAAGGCGGCGGAGAAGACGGGCGGCGGGCGGGCGTCAGCGGGTGAGGCGGGGGAAGAGCGCCTCGGCGCTGCCGCGGTCGATCGCCTCGGCCTGGCCGGGGGTGAAGTCCGGGTAGCTCTCCAGGAAGCGGTTGTAGTAGCTGCCCGCGTCCTGGGGAGCGAAGGGCCAGTCGCTGCCGTAGAGGACGTGGCCGGGCTCCGCGAAGGCGAGCAGGGCGGGCAGCGCGCTGGGGCTGGCGGACAGGGCGGTGTCGAAGTAGAACCGCTTGAGGTCGCGCAGCACGTCCTCGGCGCCGCGGTCCGGGTCGACGACGGCGGAGGTCAGGCCGGAGAAGCGATAGGCGGCGTAGGGCAGGAAACCGCCGCCGTGGGAGAGGATCACCCGCACGTCGGGGTACCGGCTCATGACGCCGCTCAGTACCAGGTTGAGCGCGGTGCGGGTGGTGTCGAAGACGTAGTCGGCCAGCGGGGCGGGGGTGCCGGGCAGCAGCGGCATCGGCGGCTGGGCGGGGTGGACGAACACATTGGCCCGGCGGCGGTCGAGTTCGGCCCACAGCGGTTCGAAGTGGGGGTCGCCGAGGTAGCGGCCATGCGCGTTGGACATCAGCACCACGCCGTCGGCGCCCAGGGTGTCCAGCGCGTGGACGGCCTCGGCCACCGCGCCGTCGAGGTCGGGCAGCGGGACGCTGGCGAAGTGGCCGAAGCGGTCGGGGCGGTCCTTGACGACCTCGGCGCCGTACTCGTTGACGGCGCGGGCGAGGGCGCGGCCGTCCTGGTCGCTGTCGAGGTGGACACCGGGCGCGGTGACGGACAGCACCCCGGTGGCGATGCCCTGCTGGTCCATCATCGCGATCGCGCCCCGAGGGCTCCAGGCGGGGATGGCCCAGCCGCCGGAGTCCAGGCCGCGTGCGTCCAGGGCCTTCGCCCAGACGGGCGGAACGATGTGCTGGTGAACGTCGATGCGTGCGGGGGAGTCCATGGTGTTGGTCATGGTGTTCGCCATGGTGTTTGCCTCCCTAGAGATTAGCTTGCTAACTATTACGTTGAGTAAGCTAACAGCTATGCGAGAGACCGGCAACCGCCCCTTCGACGAGAGCCCCGCACCGGCCCCCGAAGCCGGGGTGGAGGAGCTGGCCCAGGCCGCCGACCAGCTCTTCTACGCCATGCGCCGCTCCCGGGCCGCGACCGCGGGCCAGGCCGTGGACGGACTGTCGCTGGCGCAGCTGGCCCTGCTCGACCTCCTGGCCGGGGAGGGAGCGGGGGCCGGCCTGCCGGTCAGCAGGCTCGCCGCGTCCGCCGAGGTCAGCGTCCCCACCGCGACCCGGATGCTCAAGCAGCTCGAAGCCAAGGAGGTGGTGACCCGGCGGCGGTCACCCGAGGACGAGCGCCAGGTCCTGGTCCGCCTCACCGAGCACGGTGCCCGCCGGCTCGCGGCCATGCGCACCGAGCTGCGTGAGCGCCAGGCCCGCGCGCTGTCCCGGTTCACGCCCGAGGAGCGCCTCCAGCTCGCCGCACAGCTGCGCCGGCTGGCCGGGGCCATCACCGACCGGGACCACTGAGACCCGTGTGGCGGAGTGGCCGACGCACGGGCGGCCCTCATGAGCCCGTGGGTCAGCCCGTGGGTCGGCCCGTGGGTTCAGGGGAGGCCGGGCCGTTTTCCGGCCGGCGGGGCAGCAGCGTCACCGCGAGGGCCGGGACGGCGGCGAGCACCAGCCAGCGGACGGTGGCCGGGAGGCCCAGGTCGAGCAGAGAGCCCGTGGCCGAACTGCCGACGAGGACGATCAGGCCGGAGACGGAGGACAGCGCGCCGGTGTAGAGGCCGAGCCGGGTGTCCTCGGCCAGATCGGGCACCCAGGCACGGGCAGCCGGGACGACCAGCATCTGGCCGAGGGTGAGCAGGACGACGTAGCCCGCGGCGGGCAGCAGCCCGACGGTGCCCGTCCAGGCGGCGGGGCGGGCGGCGGCCACGACCGCGAAACCCGCCGCGATGAGCAGCAGCCCCGCGGTCATCGAGCGGCGCAGGTCGAGCCGGTCGCCCGCCCAGCGGGTGACCGGGAGCTGGGCGCACACGACCAGCAGCGAGGACAGGGCGAACAGCCAGGACAGCGGCATCTGGGAGCCCGCCGCCCGCTCCACCTCGTCCGGCAGGGCCAGGTAGAGCTGGTTGTACGCGAGCAGATAGCTGCCGTACGCGCAGCACAGGGCGAGGAACCGGCGGTTGCGCAGCAGCACACGGACCCCGCCCCGCTCCCGGACCCGGACCCGGCCGGGGATGTGCCGCGGCATCAGCCACGCGTGCCCGGTGAGGACGAGCAGGAAGACCCCGGCCCCGGCGAGGCACGCGGCGCGGAAGTCCACGGTGAGCAACAGCCCGCCGAGCAGCGGACCGATGAACGTACCCGCCTGGCCGCAGGCGGTGAACAGGGCCAGTACCCGGGTGCGTGCGCCATGGCCCTCCCGCTCCCAGGCCACGGCCTGCCGGGCCACCTCCGACTCCACCGCGGGGGAGAACAGCGCGGCGGCGAAGCCGATCAGCAGCACCGCCCCGATCACCGCCCAGGTCCGCTCCGCGTAGCCGAGCCAGGCGAAACCCGCGATCCGGGCGACACAGCCCGCCAGCACGACCGGGCGCACACCGTGGCGGTCCACCAGCCAGCCGCCGACCACGAACAGACCCTGCTGGCTGAAGGTCCGCAGCCCGAGGACGAATCCCACCAGCCAGCCCGCCATGCCGATCGCGGTGCCGAGGTGCTCGGCGAGGAAGGGCAGGACGGCGAAGAAGCCGATGTTGAACGCGAGTTGCGTCAGGATCAGCAGCCGGAGAAGCGGGGACAGGCGCGCCCAGGTGCGCTCGCGTGGGGACGTGGGCGACGTCCGGGCGGCTCGGCGGACCGGCCTGTTGCGCAGGACATGCATCTGCTCATCGTACGCAGCAAGGCGCGGTGCGGTAAGACGCGGTAAGGGCTCGGGCTCGGTGCCGAAAGCCCGATCCTTTTGAGGAAGTCGCCGCGGAACGCACGGTGGTTCCGGGGCCAGGGGCGGGAAATTCCGCACGCCCGCATGGCTATACCGTGGTCCGTCCCCGGGTGCTTCGCATGCCGCGGCGATCAGCCGTGCGCGAATTCCCGGCGCTTTTCCTGCTTGGCGTTTTCCCTTTTACCCACAGTTTTTCCCACAGTGGAGCGGCGATGATTTCTCCCCCGGCCGGCCGGGTCCGGCCCGAACCTCTCCCCATCGGCGAACGACTGCGGCCCGCAGGGCCGGTCGCGGGTTTCCTCGCGCTGCTGGCCCTGCTGTTCGCGCTGGCCTACGCGGTGGGCGGGCTCGCCGGTCCGGTGGCTCCCGGGATGCGTCCCGCGGGCGGTGGCGGGCAGGGGCACAGCGGGCCCGCCGAGCACGGCGACATGGGTGATCCGCACGGCACGCACGACATGGGGGCTCCCGCCGCGGGCGCCGGGCGGAGCGGGAGCCGGTGATGGCACGTCGGTCCTCTCCCACGTCTTCTTCCACGGCCGCCCCCGCCGCTCCGGAAGACCCGGTGTCCACCGTCCTGGTGGTGGACGGCATGACGTGTGCCGCGTGTGTGGGCCGGGTCGAGAAGCGACTCGGCCGCCTCGAAGGGGTCCACGCCACGGTGAACCTCGCCACTGGCCGCGCCAAGGTCGCCCACCCGGCCTCGGTGTCCGTCGAGGCGCTCGTGGCCGTGGTCGAGGCCGCCGGATACCCGGCACGGCCCGCCGAACCCACCGCCGGTTCCGGCGGAACACCGCAGACCGCGCGCCCGGCGGCGGGCCGGGAGCCGGACGACGGGCGGCCCGGGAGCGAAGAGGTGAGTGAGCGTCAGGAACGCGACCGGCTGCTGATCACCGCGCTGCTGGCCGTCCCGGTGCTGGTGCTGTCGATGGTGCCCGCGTGGCAGTTCCGCAACTGGCAGTGGCTGTGCTTCGTCCTGGCCGCGCAGGTCGCCGTCTGGGGAGCGTGGCCCTTCCACCGCCGCGCGCTGCGCGGGCTGCGGCATGGCACGGCGACGATGGACACCCTGGTCTCCCTCGGCGTCACGGCCTCCTTCGCCTGGTCCGCGTACGCCCTGTTCCTGGGGGGAGCGGGTCTGCCGGGAATGACCATGCCGCTGACGCTGCTGCCCTCCGCGAGCGGCGGGGTGGCCCATGTGTATCTGGAAGCGGCCGTCGGTGTGCCGCTGTTCGTCCTGGCGGGGCGGCGGCTGGAGGCCAGGGCCCGCCGGGGTACGGGGTCCGCGCTGCGTTCCCTGGCGGAACTCGCCGCGAAGGACGTGGCGGTGCGGCGCGGCGGTGTGGAGTGCCGGGTGCCGGCGGCCGAGCTGGCGGTCGGCGAGGTGTTCCTGGTCCGGCCGGGAGAACGGGTGGCCACCGACGGCACCGTCGTCGAGGGCGGCTCCGCCCTGGACCTCTCCCTGGTCACCGGGGAGAGCCACCCGGTCGAGGTCGGGCCCGGTTCGGCGGTGATCGGCGGCGCGGTGAACTCCGGCGGCCTGCTGGAGGTACGGGCCGACGCCGTGGGCGCCGACACCCAACTCGCCCGGATCTCCCGGCTGGTGGAGGACGCCCAGACCGGTAAGGCGGCCATCCAGCGGCTCGCCGACTCCGTCGCCGCCGTCTTCGTCCCCGCCGTGCTGTCCGTCTCCGTCACGGTGCTCGGCTTCTGGCTCGGTGCCGGGGCCGATCCGCAGGCCGCGATCACCGCGGCGGTCGCCGTCCTGGTCGTCGCCTGCCCCTGCGCGCTGGGCCTGGCCACCCCCACCGCGCTGCTGGCCGCCACGGGACGCGGGGCGCGGCTCGGCATCCTGGTCAGCGGGGTCGAGGCGCTGGAGCGTCTGCGGAAGGTCGACACCGTGGTCCTGGACAAGACCGGAACCCTCACCACCGGCCGGATGAGCGTCGTCGCCGTCACCGCAGCCGCCGGTACCGACGCCGGCGCGGCCGAGGTGCTGCGCCTGGCGGCCGCCGTCGAGCAGGGGTCCGATCATCCGCTGGCCCGCGCCCTCGTCACCCACGCCCGCCGCCAGGGGAACGGACCGCTGCCACGGCCGGTCCGCTTCGCCGCCGTCCCCGGCTCCGGGGTGAGCGCCCTGGTGGACGGCGAGGAAGTGGCCGTGACGCGGCCCGGAGAGCTGCACGGGCTCCCCGATGACCTGCGGGAGGCGGTCCGCGCCGCCGAGACGGCCGGCCACACCGCGGTGCTGGTCCGCGTGGCCGATGTCCCCCGGGCGGTCATCTCCGTGGGCGACACCCCGCGTTCCGACGCCTACCGCGCGGTCGAGCATCTGCGCCGGCTGGGGCTGCGGCCCGTCCTGGCCACCGGGGACCGGGAGGCGACCGCGCGGGCCATCGCCGGACAGCTGGGCATCACGGAGATCCACGCCGAGGTGCTGCCCGAGGACAAGGCCGCGCTGGTCGCCACCTTCCAAAAGCACGGCAGCCGGGTGGCGGTCGTCGGCGACGGCGTCAACGACGCCGCCGCGCTGGCCGCCGCCGACCTGGGCATCGCCATGGCCGGAGGGGCCGACGCCGCCATCGGCGCCGCCGACGTCACACTCGTGCGCGAGGACATCCAAGCCCTTCCCGACGCCGTGCGCCTGGCCCGGCACACCCTCGCCACCATTCGCGCCAACCTGGTGTGGGCCTTCGGCTACAACCTCGTCACCCTCCCGCTGGCCGCCGTCGGCCGGCTCAACCCGATGGTCGCGGCCGCGGCCATGTCGGCCAGTTCGCTGCTGGTCGTGGGCAACAGCCTGCGCCTGCGCGCCTGGAACCCCTCCCGGCCACGCGCCTTCGGTCACCGCTCCGGGCGGACCCGCACCGCGAACCGATGGGAGACCTCGTCGTGATCCCCCGATCCGCTGACGGCACCCGGGCCCCGGCGCCCTACACGGGCCGTACGCCCTGGTGGCCGTTGCGTGCCGCCGCGGTCCCGCTGCTGGCCGGACTGCTGACCCTCGGCACCCTCGTCGCGTGGACCACCGCGGGCAGGGCGGGCACCCCCGCCGCCCTGAGCGTCCGCGACGGACGCGTCTTCGTACCGCAGAACCCCGAGGCCACGGCCGCGTTCTTCACCATCGTCAACAGCGGCGGCAGCGACGACCGGCTGATCGGCGTCACCGCACCGGCCGGACAGCGCGCCATGCTGAGCCGGTCCGTCGTGACCGGCAAGGGGGCACGCGGTATGCGCATGATCTCCGCCGTCACCGTGCCGGCGGGCGGGACTCTCCGCATGACCGCGGACACCGTGGATGTGATGATCGAACCGCCGCCCCGGATCTCTCCGGGCGACCGGCTCACCTTCACGCTGCGCTTCCGCGACAGCCCAGCGGTCACCACCCGGGCGCTGGCGGTACGCCCCGGCGGGTGACCGGGGCGTACCGCCACAGCGCCGGGCCGCTCGCCGCGCGCTCGGACCGGGGCGTGCGCCTCGCGTCAGCGCGCGGCGAGCGGCAGTTGGTCGAGGGCGCCGGATTTCGCCTGCGCCACCAGGTCCCGGAACTGTTCCTCGCTCATCTGCACCCGCTGGCCGAAGTCGTCCGTGATCCGGACGCGCCGCTCCGGCTCCGCGCCGGTATCGACGAAGAGCTGGGGACAACCGCAGTCGCAATTGCCGCAGAACGTGGCCAGGGGCTGCGCCTCGATTTCCCGCACAGTGCACCACCTCGATTTTCGGAATGACAGGAGAGGGGACAGCGGCCGCTGATCCGGTCGTGCCCCGATCAGCGGCGCCCCGAAACCCTTTTGACGGAAAAGAAGAAAAATGGATCGCACGGGGAACTGAAAGGGACGGGCGAACGACTTCCTGGGGGGCCCACTATAAGTGAGGGGCCCCATAAGGGAAGGACCCCCATTAGGGAAGGACCCCTTCTCAGTGAGGGACCCACCATAAGTGAGGGGACCTCAGGAAGAACGGCCGGCCCGGGTGCGGTGGCGGGCGAGCGGTCGCGCCGCCTCCACCGCACCCGGGTGTCCGTCACCGAACCGGCGTCAGACCATGGCCCCGGCCGTGGCCGGTACCGGGGGAGCACCGATCCGGTCCGCCACCGCCGGCTCCGGGCCGGCTGGTTCACCCTCCTCGGCGGTGAGCTGAGTGATCAGGGTTTCCCGGGCCCTGGCCACGCGGGAGCGGATCGTGCCGACCGGGCAACGCGCCACGGCGGCGGCCTCCGGGTAGGTCAGTCCCAGCAGCTGGGTGAGCACGAACGCCTCCCGCCGGGCCCTGGGCAGCGCGGCGAGCAGTTCGCCGAGGGCGACGCTCTCGTCGAAGCCCGGTACACCGCGCGGCTGACTCCGCTCCGCGGCCGCCTGCCAGTCGTCGGTCGCGGCGAGCCTGGGGCGGGCCGCCAGCCGCCGGATCCGGTCGGCCACCACTCTGCGCGCGATCACCAGCAGCCAGGTACGCGCCGACGACCTCCCCTGGAACCCGGGGAGGCTGCGCAGCGCGCGCAGATAGGTGTCCTGCACCAGATCGTCCACCGCCTGCGGGTCACCGCTCAGGTGCGCCACATAGCGGCGGACGTCCGGGCGGGTGGCGCGGACGAACTCCTCCACGGCGACCGGGTCACCGGCACGGGCCGCGAGTGCCCATGACGTCACGGCGGCGTCGTCACGCATCCCGCACCTCCCCGGACCGGCCACCGCTTGCGTCGGAGAGGATGGGGACATGTCGTGCTCGCGGATCCGAACCGCCCTCTCCGCCCGTCTCGACGGTGAGGAACCGCCGCCGGGGGTCACCGAGGAACAGGTGGCGGCCCACCTCGAGGCGTGTGCCGCCTGCCGGCTGTGGGAGGCCCGGGCCCAGCGGCTCACCGAGCACATCGCGCGGCTGACGGAGGCGGACACCACCCACGGCGGAGGAACACCGGGACGGCCGCGCCGGCCGTTCTGAAGCTCCGGCGCGCTGCCATGGGCGCCGCGCGGAGGGGAATACGGGATCGGGCACCGATGGCCTCGGCATCCGGACAGGAAACATCATCGGGAGTCCTTCGCATGATCCGGTCACCGTGTCGCACGGCACCGGCACAATGAGTGACCAGGACGCGGCAGCCTCGGCGGTGCGATGGCGCACCCGGGCGCGCCCCGGTGGGGAACGGACCGGCTGTCAGCGGACAGCGGGCACCGGCGGCGGACCCCGCAGGGAAATGGCGTTGGCGAGCAGGAGTTCCCGTGCGGCGCGGCGCGGCTTCTCCCGTGTGACACGGGCGGACGGCAGGACGTCGGGAATGACGACGCCGAAGACGACGAGCAGCGGGGCGAACAACCGGATGGCCGCCGCGCGCGCCAACTGGAAGGCCGCGCGCTCGCCGCCCCACAGCCACCACGCGCTCAGGACGGCGACCAGAAGGTGTGCGGCGAGCATGCCGGACATGGTTCCGTGCATGCCGTCATGCGCCATGGACGGCACCGTCATGGCCATATGACCGGCCGTCATCCCGCCGTCGGCATGCCCGTGTTCCGCCATGGCGGGGGCCGCGTCCCGAAGCAACCCGCCCAGCCCGGCGTCCCGGACCACCCGCGCGGCGTCGCCCTCGGCAAGCGGGGCCCGCCCCGGTCCGCACAGCAGGAGGTCGGCCCAGCGCCGGGACAGCGACGGCCCGGACCCACTGCCGCCGTCCACAGCCTGGCCGAACGAGAACGCGGTGTGCAGCGCCGCCTGTGTGCCCACGGTGAGCAACCCCACCGCCACCGGGCCGCGCTCACGGCCGGCACAACACCACGCACCGGCGACCGCGGCCGCCAAGGCGCCCAGCAGGGTCGGCAAGGGCACCGGGACACCCGATGTCACCACGTGTCCCAGGGCCGCGAGCAGCACACAGACCACCGCGAACACCGCGGCCCGCACCGTTCTGAGCATCTGCCCCGCATCCATGACGCCGCTCATCGTCTCAGCGGGACGGGAACGCCGGACGGCCGGGTGCCGTACGAGGTGTGCGGCGGACACACTTTCGGCCAGCTCCCGCACGAGAGGTTCCCGTCGGCCACCCGTTCGACCACACTCTGTGGTGCGCGTCACGCCTCCGCTCCGGAACTCCTGTCTCCGGAGGCCCGACTACTGGACCGGTACGGCTCCGGCCGACCGGTCACCGGCCCCGACCCAGGAGTTCCCATGTCCGCCGAGCCCGTTGTCCCCGACACCGAGGACGGAACACCGCCGCCGGACGCGCCGCCGCCCGGCGCCGCGCCCCGGACAGCGGACTTGGGCGGCGGCCCGCGCGGCTGGTCGGGCCTGCGCCCGCTGGTCCTGCGGCTGCACTTCTACGCGGGCGTCCTCGTCGCGCCCTTCCTGCTCGTCGCCGCCGTGACCGGGCTGTTGTACGCGGCCTCCACCCAGGCCGAGAACATCGTCTACGACCATGAGCTCCGGGTCCCGGCCGGTACGAGCGAACTGCCCCTCTCCCAGCAGATCGCCGCCGCCCGCAAGGCCCACCCCGAGGGCGAGATCAGCGCGATCCGCCCCTCACCGGAGGCGGGCGCGACGACCCGGGTGCTGCTCTCCGGCGTCAAGGGCGTCGACCCCGAGCACAAGCTGGCCGTCTTCGTGAACCCGTACACCGGTGAGGTGCGCGGCGCGCTGGAGCAGTACGGCACCAGCGGTGCGCTGCCGCTGCGCACATGGATCGACGACCTGCACCGCAATCTGCACCTCGGCGACACCGGCCGGCTCTACAGCGAACTCGCCGCCAGCTGGCTGTGGGTGATCACCGGTGGCGGGCTGGTGCTGTGGCTCGCCCGCCGCCGCACGGGCCCGGTGAAGCGGAAGCTGCGCGCGACCGCGTTCCCGGACCGCTCCGCCGCGGGGCGCAGAAGGGCGATGTCCTTTCACGGCTCGGTCGGCGTCTGGGCGGCGCTGGGGCTGTTCTTCCTGTCCGCGACCGGTCTGACGTGGTCCACCTACGCGGGCGCGAACGTCACCGACCTGCGCGCCGCCCTCGGCCAGGCCACGCCGGCCGTCAGCTCCGCCGTCGGCGGCGAACACGCCGGACACGGCTCCATGGACGGCATGGACGGCATGGAGGGCATGGACATG is a window from the Streptomyces luomodiensis genome containing:
- a CDS encoding PepSY-associated TM helix domain-containing protein, with product MSAEPVVPDTEDGTPPPDAPPPGAAPRTADLGGGPRGWSGLRPLVLRLHFYAGVLVAPFLLVAAVTGLLYAASTQAENIVYDHELRVPAGTSELPLSQQIAAARKAHPEGEISAIRPSPEAGATTRVLLSGVKGVDPEHKLAVFVNPYTGEVRGALEQYGTSGALPLRTWIDDLHRNLHLGDTGRLYSELAASWLWVITGGGLVLWLARRRTGPVKRKLRATAFPDRSAAGRRRAMSFHGSVGVWAALGLFFLSATGLTWSTYAGANVTDLRAALGQATPAVSSAVGGEHAGHGSMDGMDGMEGMDMGGSGGHGGSSADVGFDAVLEAARAEGLDNPVEIVPPAGPGTAYTVSQIQRSWPEKQDAAAVDPTTGQVTDVVRFEDYPLLAKLSRWGIDAHMGSLFGLPNQIALAALALALVFLIVWGYRMWWQRGRAGAFGRPIARGAWRQVPSYVLASLVVAIGVLGYYLPLLGIPLAAFLVIDIALGRLADRRGKRAGAAGA